A single region of the Malus sylvestris chromosome 8, drMalSylv7.2, whole genome shotgun sequence genome encodes:
- the LOC126631856 gene encoding LOW QUALITY PROTEIN: brassinosteroid-related acyltransferase 1-like (The sequence of the model RefSeq protein was modified relative to this genomic sequence to represent the inferred CDS: deleted 1 base in 1 codon) — protein MGTEHDIGDYLTLVSITKTVSVLPKVLHPPKLLTLSNLDRQSPIHMYLVFFYNSTSVAHHKINNLSLDGADDSVFRSLKCGLEETLSVWYPAAGRLSCDHGNKLNLWCNNKGAVLVEAETPVEMSELGDLSQCNEFFEKLVHKPVFDEDFSEMPLVVAQVTKFGCGGYSIGIGISHSLFDGPAAYEFMSAWASNSTITMKQHKVLEIPKLPVHDRETLLMDKFDETPKGISTDLLPNRNDDGSAVVTRAAAVDHLYQLIMQAAASNDRMINFLKNGSNIWNQIIDSNYVHKTFHLSGALIESLKKEVCGDEMSSFSCSSFEVAAAHLWKTKTKAFGVRKEAMVCLQFSVDVRNKVDPALPQGFSGNAFVLASVALTAAQVEESTHKAIIEKIREAKKSVTNSYVKAYMEAVGGPQTTLPPLDELTLVSDWTRMPFHKIGFLNESAAYASPLASLIPQVAYFMQNPSDCKGIDMRVGLHPQSVSTFSRCFIVNEQ, from the exons ATGGGCACAGAACATGACATTGGTGATTACTTAACCCTAGTTTCAATCACCAAAACCGTGTCTGTACTCCCAAAAGTTTTGCACCCACCAAAACTTCTCACCCTCTCAAACTTGGACAGGCAGAGTCCAATCCATATGTACTTGGTTTTCTTTTACAATTCTACCTCTGTTGCTCATCACAAAATCAACAATTTGTCGCTTGATGGTGCTGATGATTCGGTTTTCAGAAGCTTGAAGTGTGGATTGGAAGAGACGCTATCGGTGTGGTACCCAGCTGCGGGAAGGTTGAGCTGTGATCACGGAAACAAGCTCAACTTATGGTGCAACAACAAAGGTGCTGTTCTAGTCGAGGCGGAGACGCCGGTTGAGATGTCGGAGCTTGGAGACCTATCACAGTGCAATGAATTTTTTGAGAAATTGGTTCACAAGCCTGTGTTTGATGAAGACTTCTCAGAGATGCCCTTGGTTGTTGCTCAG GTGACCAAGTTTGGTTGTGGAGGCTACTCAATAGGTATTGGTATTAGCCACTCGTTGTTCGACGGACCGGCGGCGTATGAATTTATGAGTGCATGGGCTTCTAATTCTACCATAACTATGAAACAACACAAAGTTTTGGAGATTCCTAAGTTACCAGTGCACGACAGAGAAACACTATTGATGGACAAGTTTGATGAAACTCCAAAAGGGATTAGTACAGATTTACTGCCAAACCGAAACGACGATGGTTCTGCCGTGGTGACAAGGGCTGCAGCCGTGGATCATTTATACCAATTGATCATGCAAGCAGCAGCATCTAATGACCGCATGATCAATTTCCTCAAAAATGGGTCTAATATTTGGAATCAAATTATTGATAGTAATTATGTTCATAAGACCTTTCATCTGAGTGGTGCACTGATTGAGAGTTTGAAGAAAGAAGTTTGTGGTGATGAAATGAGCAGCTTTTCATGTTCATCCTTTGAAGTTGCGGCTGCTCACCTCTGGAAG ACAAAGACCAAAGCTTTTGGAGTGAGGAAGGAAGCAATGGTGTGCCTGCAATTTTCCGTCGACGTAAGGAACAAGGTGGACCCCGCACTTCCCCAAGGCTTCAGTGGCAATGCATTCGTGCTGGCCTCCGTTGCCCTAACGGCGGCACAGGTGGAGGAATCCACCCACAAAGCCATTATCGAGAAGATAAGAGAAGCCAAGAAGTCTGTCACCAACTCCTACGTGAAGGCATACATGGAGGCAGTTGGTGGGCCACAGACTACTCTGCCTCCTCTCGACGAGCTCACTTTGGTGTCTGACTGGACCAGAATGCCCTTCCACAAAATAGGGTTTTTGAATGAATCAGCAGCATATGCGTCCCCGTTGG